From the Lactuca sativa cultivar Salinas chromosome 9, Lsat_Salinas_v11, whole genome shotgun sequence genome, the window TCAAAACTCTAAAataatgaagaacacgaagaacataaaCCAAAATTTCATCAAAAATAAATCAAAACGCCAGAAACTCCAAGAAAAACTCCAAGAAACGGTTAAAATCTTGCCAATTCGATTTATACTAATCCTTAGCTCTGATACAAATTGTAAAACCCAATCTTGTGATGTATCAATCGATTTCACTAtgatggtgcgaaatcccaaTCTAGTGAATGATTCAAAATGTAATATGGAATAAGAACACAATGATTAATCTTTAGTGCACACTATTATTGATTAATAGCCGGGTACATGAAATTCACAATGACACTCTTGGTTCTCTCTGTCTCTCTAAAACATGATATGTGCTTCTTGGAATGATCAATTGAATGACTTATATAACACTatatatacctagacctaataCAAAGGCCAAGCCCAATACCCAAAACCGAAATCACTTGCATCCGAGATCAAGGAGATTTCGGTCCTAAACCGAAGACTATAAAAGAATTGAAAAGCAAATTATAAACCACAAATTTATGTCCTAACATAGATAATATGCTACCTTCCGGAGTCTGTAGTTGATTCAATATTTAaccaaaatatgatttttttttacattctaaattaaagtacaaacactaaattatatgctgaaaaaaaaaatcaagtaagacttcatatgagtgagttatgtACATTTTAAAAGTGGGACATATTCCAAAAGAAAAAATGTCGAAACAGAAAATACACAACATTGATATGTTGTCTTCCAAGGCCTATAGCCgattcaatatctaaccaaaatatGTGTTTGTACAATCTAAAATGAAGTACAAACACCAAATTACATGCTGAAAAAAAATTCAGTAACTCTTACTTCATACGAATGATTTATGCATATTTAAAAAAAGGAGaaagattaaaaaaaagttttgaaaTAGAAAAAATGCAACATTGATATTCTTTCTTTCGGGTCATGTATCTAATTCAATATCTAACTAAAATATACGTTTGTACAGCctaaaatgaattacaaacactAAATTACATGTTAGAAAAAAAATCAAGTAATTCCGACTTCATATGAATGAGTCATGCGTATTTTAAAAAATGGAAAAAATGTCAAACCGGTTCCGATTTTTAGAATAGAGACTGGTTTTCATAATGAAGAACTGGTAGTCGGACCTTATTACCAATTCTGGTTTTGATTTTGGTTCCGGTCCGATTCCGGGTCGAACAATTCTTAAGctcatccatatatatatatatatatatatatatatatatatatatatatatatatatatatatatatatatatatatatatatatatatatatatatatatatatatatatatatataagtataaatgTAAAGTTTTATATGAGGGTTTACATAAATTTAAAGGGAAATCtttgaaaaaattataaaattttaccataatttactaaaaaatctcaaactaaaatttgtttacggAAAAACATGAATTACCAGTAAAAATGGCGATTTGACCCATTTTTCCATGTTTACCGGTTTCATTAAAATcccattattttaccataatttacgaTTAACTCCCAAACTAAAATTTAgtgatgattttgccctttctccATGTAATATACATTTTACCAATTTCATTGTTGACATGAACGCCTAGTTATTAAATGAGTTGATgagatgaatatgttaagttatataattttatgtttaccATAAAACTTGATATATCCTGATGCATTGTATATTTTCTAGAATATAAAATACATCCAACGAAGACTGCAATAATTACATAAACTAGCAACACCTTCGTTATTTTTACGTTTATAAGAAATTTCTAATTGTCTATCTAAACTTATGTAACTCAATATATTCATCACATCAGACATCAACTCATTTCCTGTTGTTTTTTTCCTCGAAACATATATTTTATTGGTTTCATTGCTGACCTAAATGCATATTTATAAATGAGCTCATGAGATGAATATCAAATTTTACAATAAACGTAGCATTATATAACTCATCGCATTCATCTTATCAACTAATTTAATGACTAGGTGTCCAAGTCAACAATGAAACCCATAAAATATATGTTATATTGAGAAAATAGTCAAATCATCACTAAATTTTAGTTTATgacttattcgtaaattatgttaaaataatgagactttaatgaaaCAGGTAAACCGAGAAAAAGGGTCAAATCGCAATTTTTACCGATAATTCAtgtttttttgtaaacaaattttagtttgagaTTTTTTCGTAAATctccctatactaataaaagagtagttcttttgtcatgtgtcaccatgTTAGGCATTGTAATAaatattatgacacttgtcaatctattggcacttgtaattaatatcatgacatttatcaatctattaattctccatttcaaatttcaaaatttaaatcacattttaattacattaaattaataatattagaataaaaataaaataaaatttatacaaattataataaaataaaatttatacaaattataagatgatatattttacgtatttatttgaatcaacaattatatatatatatatatatatatatatatatatatatatatatatatatatatatatatatatatatatatatatatatatatatataactaaaataatatcttataattaataagttatttaaaattattaattaataattttgaggtTTTACttgaaaaatttaattaattttctaaccGTAGTTTACACGGTTATAAACTAGTGAGGTTAAATTATATTACTTTTTGGAAGATTTTCCGAAAAGTTAAATTACATAAAAACTATTATCTTTATATATTCTCATGATACAATATCCAAATCCTTGCCTTTTTATTACTTCCTTAAGAAGAAGCTCCTCTTCTGTGCGCACCCACAGATGTCCACGAGCTTGAGCGTATCGATGGCGTCTTCTACAATCCCTTGTTGTTCACCCCCCACTTCTTATTCATCGCCGTGGTTCCGACGAACCACGGTTAAGACCCACTGTTCACTGCTCGCTAGAAACAGTATCAAAGCTCCGTTGCCTCCGCTAAACCCTAAAGATCCATTTCTTTCCAAACTCGCATCACTGGCCGCTAATTCACCGGAAAATCTCCTTAATCGACCGGTTAACTCCGACACGCCGCCGTACTTGGACCTTTTTGACTCTCCAACGCTCATGGCTACTCCCGCTACCGTACGTAACATCTATTTCTTATTAGTTATTACCTAATTTTGTGTGTTTGTTTCGTATATCCTTGTAGTCGTTTTATACCCTGTTGCTAAACTAGTACTAGCCCTAGCTCAATTTTGAGCAAATAGACAAGGTATTTACATCTCGTGCATTTAAAAACCACTAATCATGGAGTATACTTTATATTTTGGGCTGTGTTTTAGAAACTGGTTCTACTGTTAACGAATTACATGGGGCCTTCCCTTAAATACAAGTGGAAAACACATTGTAGTGCCTTATTTCTGCTCTTATAGAAACTAAGGATGTTGCTTGTTGTATTATTCTAGGATGAATAAAGAACGTATTGTAAAACCAAAGTTGAAACGATATGAATTTCAAGTCTTTACACAAATCAAGCAGTTGATTCTGAGATTTGTTTCTGAAAGTGAGAGCCTTGACATGGAACCAAGGTTCTTCACACGTGCCATATTTTTCTTATAGCTTTTTTGACACATATCCATGGGCTCATTGTAATTCTAGCCCTTTTTGATGATAGGGTTATATGCAAGAAATGGAAATGtaatttcattgatttgtttattacatcatcttaatttcatttctttctattacatcaTTGTAGTTTGAAAAAAAGTACCAATCATAGGAATGTCGTTCAAACAAGTGTTTAATCATCATCCTAATTTCATTTATTTCTAGCCCTTTTTGATGATAGGGTTATATGCAAGAAATGGAAATGtaatttcattgatttgtttattacatcatcctaatttcatttctttctattacatcaTTGTAGTTTGAAAAAAAAGTACCCAATCATAGGAATGTCGTTCAAACAAGTGTTTAATCATGACATGCGAAGAGATTGAAACAAAATTTAGGGATGAATCACCTTTTATCATTAGTAAATTCTCCCTTAATTGTGTGATGGTTAATAATATCTTAATTGTTTGCATTACAttttacttgataaaacttaaaTCAATAACaaaataatcataattttttCTAATAGGTGGAAAGATCTGTCTCTTACAATGAACACAGGCCAAGAAGGCCACCTCCAGACCTTCCATCATTGCTTCTCCATGGAAGAATAGTGTACCTTGGCATGCCAGTGGgtagcttgttcttgttcttactTCCATTTATTTGTTATTATAATAGCATccaattttcttttctttctatTAGAGTTAtgggaagaaatgaaagtaggatgctataataaataaatcaacaaaagtatgttgctatatctaTCTATACATAAAGACTTATGGAGGCGTTGTATGATTATGTATCAGTTGGTGCCAGCTGTCACTGAGCTGATCATTGCAGAGTTAATGTATCTTCAATGGATGGATCCCAAAGAGCCTATATATCTTTATATAAATTCTACAGGAACTACTCGTGATGATGGTGAATCAGTGAGTTTGTTTTCTTGAGCTTCCTTCTTTTAGCTTGCATGTTTTGGGTTGATGTCATCATAAATCAATAAAAGTAGTTTGCTATCTTTTGATAAAAGAATGATTTTATATGATTAGGTTGGAATGGAGACAGAAGGTTTTGCAATTTATGATGCTATGATGCAATTGAAAAATGAGGTAACTTTTTATAAGATCTCTGAACAAATATATGCATATTCATTCAACCAATCATTTGCAACCTTTTATGTGCAGATACATACAGTTGGAGTAGGGGCTGCTATTGGTCACGCATGTCTATTGCTTGCTGCAGGGAGTAAAGGGAAAAGATTTATGATGCCACATGCAAAAGGTACtcatataataatttatatattttgttatatatcttttct encodes:
- the LOC111895308 gene encoding ATP-dependent Clp protease proteolytic subunit-related protein 3, chloroplastic, which codes for MSTSLSVSMASSTIPCCSPPTSYSSPWFRRTTVKTHCSLLARNSIKAPLPPLNPKDPFLSKLASLAANSPENLLNRPVNSDTPPYLDLFDSPTLMATPATVERSVSYNEHRPRRPPPDLPSLLLHGRIVYLGMPLVPAVTELIIAELMYLQWMDPKEPIYLYINSTGTTRDDGESVGMETEGFAIYDAMMQLKNEIHTVGVGAAIGHACLLLAAGSKGKRFMMPHAKAMIQQPRIPSSGLMTGSDVLIRAKEVIINKDTLVGLLSKHTENSVETVTQVMRRPFYMDSTKAKEFGVIDKILWRGQEKIMADAAPPEAWDKNAGIKSLDAM